From Paenibacillus graminis:
GGATCACACCGTACACCAAACGCCCATGCTTCTTTCAATACTCGGCAGCTACTTGTTCCATCTTCCGTTTCTGCTGATTTCAGTTACGCTGGCTTTTATGATATCTGCGGGTTTTCGCAGTCCTATCTTTGCTATTGTCATTCCCTTGTTCATCTCCGTGGCGGGATTTGTTATTGCTATCGCCATGAACGGCTGGCCGTGGACCCGTTTCTTTATTTTCTCCCATTCCGACCTTATCGGTTATTTCTTGGGTGATCCGGCGGTGAAAGGAATGACCCTCGGCTTCTCTCTGGCTTTTATAGGACTTCATCTGGCAGTCATGCATCTTCTTTCGCACACCCTGTTCGTCAAACGGGATGTCTCCTAACGATACACAATGTTCTTCAATATTATATTTAGAAAAGGGGAATTCGAATGCACCGGACCTGGAGATTAATGATCGTAGGCTGCCTGCTGCTAGTAACCGCTTGCAGCAAGGGCGAAGAAACATCGTCAACGCAGAAGCTTGAACTGGAGGCTGGCAAGCTGACGAAGCTGGTCATAGATAACCGCAACGGAGAAATTGAAGTAAACGGCACAGACACGGATACGATTGAGGTCACCGCCGTGGTCACCGCCAAAGGCATTAGTATGGATAAATTGAAGCTGAAGCTGCGGGCAGAAGGGGCTGCTGCTTATCTGGATGCTTCCTTTGGCAGTCAGATGCTGGCTATGGGTTCGGGAGCTGTGGATCTGAAGATTACACTTCCGCGTGAACTCGCTGTGGAACTGGATTCGCATAGAGACGGCAAACTTAAGGTTGCTGATCTCTCGGCTCCGCTGGAGGTGGATAACGTGAACGGAGATTTAGAGGTAATCGACACCAAAGGCCCGGTAACGCTCACCAACCGGGACGGCGATATTACCGTCCGCAATATTGATGCGGATGTTAATATCCATAATATCAATGGACATATTGCAGTAACCCAGGTAGAAGGTTCGGTTGAGGCTGCTGTCGGAGACGGGTCCCTGGAGCTGGATCACATTACAGGCGATGCCGTGATTTCCCAGACCGGGAACGGTGAAATTCAGCTTGGGGCCATTGGCGGAAACGTAAGCCGAAAATAGCAGCCCAATTGAGGGATTTTCGCAAAAAAATCAGCAGAGTGGCTCCGGCAGACAAATTTTTGCATAAGAGAAAGGGGCTCGTTATACCTTTGCAGTACCCGGCCCCTCATCCTATGGCAGCTCCACCGTTCTTCGCTTCGCCATTGCTCTTGCCGGACATTTGCTGTCCGCCTGCTCTACTTAGGGGCATCCCAGCAAAGCCGGATCTCCGTTCCTTTACCGGGTGCGGAGCTTACGGTGATCTGTCCGCCCATAGCTTCAACCAGTCCTTTGGAGATTGCCATACCCAGGCCGGACCCGTTGGTTGTGGAAGCCGAGTCTCCCCCGCGGTAATACCGTTCGAATAAATTCGCCGCCGTCTGATCTTCCATCCCCTGGCCATTGTCCCGGAAAATAATCGTCAGCCCGCCGTCAGCCCTCTCGCTTAGTATCACAGTAAGCTGTGTGTCCGAAGAATTGTGCAGCAGGGCATTGGCGGTTAAATTGCCGACTACCCTTTCCATCCAAGGCCGGTAGATGCTGGCTGTAATTTTTTTGTCAGGGGATTGATAAATAATCCGCCCCTCTCCATACTCCGGATTGGCTGCAGCCTGGATCAAGGCATTCCCCAGCCATGCATCCATCTCCACCTCTTCCATTTGCGGGGCATGAATCCCCGATCTCTGCCGGTACGTCATAGCCAAATCACTGATCAGCGTATCCATATGGGCCGACTTCTCCAGCATGATGGCAGAGAATTTGCGGACTTCTTCAGGGGACCAGTCATAAGCATCCTCCGCAAGCAAATGGGCGTAGCCTTTTATGGAGGACAGAGGGGTTTTGAGGTCATGGGTGATGCCGGTAATCCATTCTTCCCGCAGTGTTTCCGTCTGCCGCCGCCGCTCCTCGTCACGCCGCAGAATGACAGCCAGCTGATCCATGGACAGCATGACTTCAGCAAAGGTAGAATAACGCCGCCTCCATTTGCCTGAACTGAGCCGGCTGCGCGGGCGGCCATTGCGGTCTGCGGGCTCGTCATAAGTCCCCCGCCCGAGGGAATCGAGCCAAGCCAGCATGTGGAACATAGGCGCCCCGAAGCGGAGTGCATTCAAGAAAGACAGCAGCGCAAAGATCAGCAGGGTCGCCCCCAGCATCCCGGCAATTCCGGTCAGCACAATGCGCAATTCTGCAGAGATCAGCGGGTTTTTGGATGAACGCCCCTCTGTCTTGTTAGGCACCCCTACCACCCAGGTCTTCCCGGTATTCTCATCATAGGCAAAATCCATCCGGGAATCGTATCTCTCGGGATATTTCAAACGCAAAGTAAGCTCTTGTACAGTGTAGGTGTCCGGAATCGATTCCGGCCGGTTGAGCGCTGCCAGCTCGCGGCCCTCCAGATCCAGCAGCTGGACGTACCCTCCCAGTGCCCGAATCCTGCTCCCTATCTTTTCGGGGAGGATAAGCCTGCCATCCATGTAGGAGGAGTGTTCTTCTCTCAGCGCCTGCAGCAATGGCTCTACCGCCTTTGGTACTCCATAGAGAAGTGTGTACACTCTGCCGTGTTTCTCCTGAATCCAGAGGTAGACGTCATAAGGAAACTCCTTTTGCAGCCTCCAATATGCGGCCAGCTCCCCCGGATTGTACTGCACGGGAACATCGGAAGGCTTGTTGTAGGATTTCTCCACCTTTCCGTTTTCGTCCAGACTCTGCAGCCAGCCTTTATTGTGCTTCACTAGCTCCAGAAGCTTCCGGTCAAAGACTATCCCTTCCTCGCCTAACTTAGAGGATTCAACCAGCCGCTGTAAACCAACCGAAGGAAAATTATCGGAAAGACTGATCTCCGACAGCCGCATCAGTACCCAATAGACGGTTACTGCCGCAATGAGCAGCACTACCAGTCCGGCAATGGCCGAATGCAGCACGAATCTAAGCGTGAGCCGCCTTCTTATCTTCATGCCTGTTCCTTGTCCCTCCCGCTGTGCTGCACCAGCTTATATCCCAGTCCTCTGACATTGACCAGAAATACGGGGTTTGCCGGCTCCAGCTCAATGCGTTCCCGGATCCGGTGAATATGCACCATGACCGTGTTATCGTCACTAAGCGCGCCTTCGCCCCATACCCGTTCGTACAGCTCGCTTTTGGTGAACAGCCGGTTGGGATGCTTGCAGAAGAACAGCAGCAGTTGGAACACCAGCGCCGGACAGGCGACTACCTCCCCTTCTACTCTCAGTTCACCCGCCGCCTCATCCACCTGAAACCGTCCAAAATCATAACGGAGATTATGCTCAAACGGCTGTCGCCCTTGTCCGGCATTGACCGGGGAAGGCTGTTTATGGGGAGCGTTATCTTGAACCGGTTCAGGGCCGCCCACCCTACCCAGGTAGCGGCGCAGCTGCGAGCGGATCCGGGCCACCAGCTCCAGCGGATTGAACGGCTTGGTCATATAATCATCGCCGCCAACAGCAAAGCCGGTAAGCTTGTCAAAATCCGAAACACGCGCAGAAAGGAACAGTACAGGCGCATTTGTGGTCTGCCGCAGAAAAGGACAAATCTCAATACCGCTGCGTCCCGGCAGCATCACATCCAGTACGATCAGGTCATACACCTTGCTCTGGCAGGCCAGAATTGCGGCTTCCCCTGTCCCTGCCGAATCTATATCCGTAAATCCTTCTTTGTACAGCACCGTCTTGATCAGCCCGATAATGGACTCTTCGTCATCGACGAGCAGAATGGCAGCCTGATTCATGCCGGTTCCCCTCTCCATTACATAGTCGCAACTATCATAACATGATTGGCTCCGCCTGACTGGCTGCTTAACCTTAACAATAGCTTAATTCGCCTCTCCAGGCAGGAACCCATAGTTAAGAGACCGTTAATGAAGCGTTACAGTAGCGGCAAGATTGGCAGCATACAATGAAGAGGCAAGAAGAATATCAACAGCCCGGGAGGAGTCTGACATGCGAAGTTTAAGCACAATGATGGCGGGTACAATGGTTCTGGCCGTCTTACTAACAGCTTGCGGAGGAGAGGATACAATGAATAAACGCCCGGAGTCATTTGCAGCCCCCACACAAAACACGGCGCAGACTAAGGCGGCTGCATCACCAGAAACCAGTACCCGCGGACCACAGGATGTACAGCCGGAGCATTTGGCCGAGGCTCTGTTAAGCGGGAATTACAGCGGAATTTATAAGCGGTTTAGTCCTGAATTTAAGCAGCAAATCAGCGAAGCAGAGGTTGCGGAAATGGGTTCGGCCTTCATACAGGGGGTTACAGCCTTTAACCCGTCCACGGTCATGCTGCTGAACGGCAGTGAACAGCGGGTATGGACTAGCGGGGCGGGCGATAAGGGGATCTTTGCTGTCTTCGATGATTCAGGTACGATTCTCGGTCTGAACATTACGGGGTTGTCCGCCTATCCCGATTCCGATAACGCACTGACCAAAACCGCCATGGCCCTGCCTTTCCAAGGGGAGTGGCTAGTATTCTGGGGTGGCAGCAACGTATTGAACAACTACCACTATGAGTACGCAAGCCAGCGGTATGCTTATGACTTCGTGCAGGCGGCCGGTGGTTTCTCATACGAAGGAGATCCGCTGGACAATGAGAGCTACTATACGTTTGGGCAGAATATCACTGCCCCCGCTGACGGAGTCGTTACCGGAGTCGTAAACGACATTCCCGACAATACGCCTGTTGGCGTCACGAATGAAAAAGAGCCCGCCGGCAATGTGGTGGTCATTGACCACGGCGGGGAATACAGCTTTCTGGCCCATCTGAAGCAAGGCTCGGTCACCGTAAAGAAAGGCGATTCGGTCAAAACAGGCGATGTGATCGGGAAGGCTGGCAATTCCGGCAACTCCAGCGAGCCGCATTTGCACTACCAGGTATCGGACGGAGCCGACCTGTTCAGCTCCCGTTCCCTGAATATCCGGTGGAAAGATAACCTCCAGCCGCTAAAGGGGCAGACTGTTGCGCTCAAACCACATACTCAGCCATAATCCGCTCGATATCGAATGGCGTAACACCTTTTTCCACCGAAAATATCGCATCAGCCTGATCCGCAGTATCTACTAGTTCCCCTCTTGCCTTAGCATGGAGGCGGAATAAATCATAGAGATCGGGTTTCCGTAAATCAGTCATAGCTTTACCTATCAGGACCATGCCTTTTTGGTTCCCCTCCACATTATTGTAGTAATGAGGGTGTCTGGTCAGAGAAAGATCCGTCCAGATGATCTTGCGTTCTACCAGGTCCAGGATAACGGGAACGGCAATCTCCGTGTCAGCGGTGACATCGATTTTATTGCTAACCGTAGAAGGCTCAAAGATCTCACCGGAGCCGGGTTTCCCGCGCATCATCCAGCCCACAAAGCACTCCGGCAAGTTACAGTAGGGTTGGTTAGTGAAAGAATGGAGAGTTGCCACAATATAACGTCCGCCATAATCGACGATGGAGGGAATATGCAGATCAATGAATTCGCATGCGCCTTGAGGGGCTGATACGATATCTCCGCTGTGGACGGCTTTGTATTTGGAGGACCGTAGATTCGTATAAGAGATATGCTCAACATACTGCCAATTGTGATCATACAAGACAGCGGACAGGTCAATATCTACACGGCCTGTAGGCGTACCGTTCACCGTCCCCTCTTTCCACCAGCTGAAGAAACGGACAGTGTCCCCCTCCATCATCGGCACACGGCTTCCCCGGACAATCGTATGCAGTGCTTTACTTGCCGACCTTTGGGAGAACGGCACATGATAATCCTGCAATCGTTCATCGACATATACCCTTCCCAGAGGGGGGAGCAGGGAGAACCTCTCTATAAGCACCCGTTCGCACAATTGCACAAGGTCTTGGCATGCCGCTTCATCAATCTCCGGGAGAGTATCGGGAACAGCAAAGGCCTTGGCAACATTTCCTTTAGGGAAAAAGACACGCAGCTCATGCGGCTCATGGCGGCGGGCAAAATGATTTTGCACTTGAAGCAATACAGGCGTCGATACTTGATTGGCCACTTCACCAAATGCCAGCACGACATACTCCGTATATTCGGTTGACCGCAATAATTGATCCAATCTTCTGGCAAATTCACCCGGACGCTGCATCAACAGATCGATCAACGTCCAGATCTGACGATACTGGAATGCAAGTTCTACGCTTCCGTTAAAGGTCGTAAAGGGTTTATTATTGCGTAAAATAGCAAAAGCTTCCTCACAGCGCATATACCGGTGCTTATATTCAGAGGGATGCAGGATTTCACCTAACCGAATCCAGCGCTCCTTATATCTCAGCATATCTTCTGTAATAGGGTGGCAGCGTTCCAGCAGTCCAAGCAGCAACCGTCTCTCGCGGCGCTTGAATTTACGGAACCGCGTGGCTTCAGCCAGACTGACATCGCCATCCGACCAGGCCACAGCCAAACGAAGCACATCCGTAGCGGTTGTAAAATATTGTCCAATCTGCTCTACGTTGGCCTTCTCATGCTTCAATAAGGAAGCAGCTACGAATCCGGCATTCTCCTTGAATGGAATCTCGGACGGAAGAATCTCATGTATTGCATCGGGATCTGCGGACTCCAGAACGGTATCTATGTCTTGTTTGTCTGTTTCGGAGATCGATCCCTTGGCCTGTATAAGCTGGCTTATCAGGGCATGCAGCTCCGCTGCGCTTCCCAGATCAATCACTTTCAGATTTATCTGATCCAGCAATGCCGGTCTGTCTGCAGCCCCATGCTCAGGCAGATCCAGGGTAAGGTAGTGATAAACGGCATTCAGATACAGCTCCGCATCATCCGCCTGCATGACCTGCATTGGGAACGCCGGGTACATCGGACAGTATTTCACATGCGCACCTGCCATTACCCTTAAGTCTGCAATCATTTGATCGTATACTGCTTCGAACTGCTCTTTGGATAAGGTACACAAAGCGCGTATCAAAGGGCGCGAGAAGGTAAATCCAAGTGTCTCCATATTTTTGATGGCTGTTGCCAAATGAGCCTTCGGAAGCCGGTCCGGCCCTTTTCCTTCATTTATAATCAGTTTGTTTGCTCTGCGCAGATAGATGGTATTGTTCATCATAAAAAGTGTCCAGGAAAGCCATATCCCTAATATCATTGGAAGATTCAGCAGAAGGAAGGAATATGATAGCCTGGACGCCTCCTCTCGTGATAGAAGTACCTCAGGAAAGCTGCGACCCTAGTTTCGCCAATGAAGTAGAAGGAAGGATCGCAATAGCCTGAAGATCAACGTTCAGAATCCGTGACTCCGAACCTTTGATGTACCCATCATCCCACACCCGGCCTCATGCAAACAGGGTAAAAGTATTACGACATTTCTCCGCGCTGTCTCAAACGGCAAGCTTTAGGGCCATCCTTATTCGGGATGGCCCTGCTTAGTAATTAATGGAATAACAATCACATTCTACCGTATCAAAGCTCTGAAGAACCTTGGGAGCTGTCCTATAAAATTCTGCGGGCGGTTACGAACCGCGTCCTCCACTGCCCGTCGAAGGCCTCCATATGCACGTTAAGTTTGGTGGAGTATGTATGCAGGATCTGATTATTCCCGGCGTATATCGCTACATGGCCGATGTCCAAACCGCGTGCGCTGAAGAACAACAGGTCACCCGGACGCAGCCCGTCCAGCCCGACCTCCTTGCCTTCCTTCGCCTGGTCAAAGGATACACGGGGGAGCTCGATGGACAAGGTATCCTCGAATACGCGCTTCACAAAGGAGGAGCAGTCGAAGGTTGCGGTCTGGTCAGGTGAAGCGCCAAATTCATACGGCGTGCCGAGGAAGGTCTTACCGTAAGCGATCAGAGCCTCCGCTTGCTTATCTGTAAGGGAGCCGCTGGTGTAATCGGTATATTTCGGTTTGGCTGAGATGTATCCCGTCCGGTTGTTCCCGGTCACCACCTTCAACCACAGGGCATCGACAACGCTCACCACATGTACCTTCGTACCTGCGGAGAGCAGTTCCGGACTTACGGGATCGCTCTTCGCATCCGGTAAGCTGCGGAGGTTGACTCCATGGAGAATCGAGGTTTCATAGATAATCCCGGAGGAGATTTGCACGGATTGGGTGCCGGGTACCCAGTCTACCTTATTGCCCAAGGCTTCACTGACGAAGCGCAGCGGGATCATTGCCGTGTTCTCGGCAATTTGGCCGGGAACCGCCAGACTTAGTGTCTGCCCGTTCAGCTCGGCAGTTCCCGCTCCCATCCGGTACGTAAGCGTGGTATCCGCCTTAATTGCGGTGACCGTTTTATCCGCGTTGTTCCAGGACAGCTTGGCCCCTTGCGCTTCAAATAATCCGCGCATCGGTACTAACACTGTACCGTTTAGATTCAGCGGCTGGACCCCGGATTGAATCCGCTGGCCGTCCAGGTAGACGGAGATCGCCCGGGCTTCGGCCTGCGGCCGGGCATCCGCATGGACAACGCCGGAGGAATAGAGTGAAAGGGTTAGCAGAGACAGAAGTGCAGCATTGCGCTTATCCATATATTCATCACCTTTTGTATAGATTTGTACCTATACAGTTGGACGAAGCAGAAGCGAAATGGTTTTGTGGTAAATGATGGCACCCTGACAACGTGGATTAACCCGAAAAAGCCACAGTAAAGGAATTCCCGGCTATCCTTCCATAGGTTCAAAACCTTGGATATTTGTTTTTTCCCTCTTTCTTCTATTCACCGTAAACAAAACAAACAATAGAATAAACCATAGCGGTGTCAGCAATAAGGCCGGACGCGTTTCTTCAGCAAACAGCATAATAATGAGGATTGCAGCAAACAACGCAAGGACGACATAATTAATAAAGGGTGTCAGCGGAGCTTTAAATTTTGATCCGGCCTGCAATTCGGGTTTGGTTTTCTTATACCGCAAATGACAGACTAGAATGACACCCCAGACCCAGATGAAACAAATGGCACTAATGGTTGTCACGATTCCAAAGGCAGTTTCCGGAATCAGCTTGCTCAAAAGAGCGCCAACGGATAAGACAAGCGTAGATATGAGCAAAGCGTTGCTTGGCACATGGTTTTTATTCAGCTTGGCAAAATGGGAGGGGGCCTGCTCATTTCTGCTCAAATTATATAGAATTCGGCTTGTGGAGAACATCCCGCTGTTGCAGGCAGACGCGGCTGAAGTTAATACGACAAAGTTAATAATGCCTGCGGCAATGGGAATCCCCACTAAACTGAATGTTTTTACAAAAGGGCTTTCTGCCGGATTAAGCTCCGTCCATGCGTTGATGGATAATAGGGCAATAATCGCACCCACGTAGAAAAATAGAATTCGCAAAGGAATTTTATTAATCGCCGACGGAATGCTTTTTTCCGGATTGGAAGTTTCCGCTGCCGATACCCCCACCAGTTCCACACCGACAAAGGCGAACACAACCATTTGAAAGGAAAGCAGGAAGCCTGAAATTCCGTTCGGGAATACTCCCCCATGTGTCCAAATATTACTGAGCGTCACTGTGCCGGCATCTGTTTTGAATCCAATCACCAGCAAAATGGCTCCGATGGCAATCAATGCGAGAATAGTCACTACCTTGATTAAGGCAAACCAAAATTCCAATTCGCCGAAATTTTTTACAGTTAATAAGTTGAGTCCTAATAAAATGATTAAACAGATGACGGCAGGGACCCATTGCGGGATATCAAACCAGTACTGGACATATACCCCAACAGCGATAATGTCAGCCATAGCCGTCATGATCCAACAAAACCAATAGGTCCATCCGGTTACAAACGCCGCCCGCGGCCCAAGATAGTCTTCGGCAATGTCTGTAAACGATTGATAACCTGCTTTAGACAACAGAAGTTCTCCCAATGCCCTCATCACAAAAAAAACGGCAATACCCACGATTAGATAAGCAAAGATGATGGATGGCCCTGCCAGCTGTATCGCTTTACCCGATCCTAAAAACAATCCGGTGCCGATGGTCCCGCCAATGGCAATGAGCTGAACATGCCGATTCTCTAAATCCCTCTTTAGTTCTTGTGGTGCCAACTGAAACTCCCCCTCTAAAATCTAAGTAATTTTTCCACGTGAAAAAACGAACAAGGAATGCTGACAATAAAAAAAGAGA
This genomic window contains:
- a CDS encoding cytoplasmic protein; the protein is MNNTIYLRRANKLIINEGKGPDRLPKAHLATAIKNMETLGFTFSRPLIRALCTLSKEQFEAVYDQMIADLRVMAGAHVKYCPMYPAFPMQVMQADDAELYLNAVYHYLTLDLPEHGAADRPALLDQINLKVIDLGSAAELHALISQLIQAKGSISETDKQDIDTVLESADPDAIHEILPSEIPFKENAGFVAASLLKHEKANVEQIGQYFTTATDVLRLAVAWSDGDVSLAEATRFRKFKRRERRLLLGLLERCHPITEDMLRYKERWIRLGEILHPSEYKHRYMRCEEAFAILRNNKPFTTFNGSVELAFQYRQIWTLIDLLMQRPGEFARRLDQLLRSTEYTEYVVLAFGEVANQVSTPVLLQVQNHFARRHEPHELRVFFPKGNVAKAFAVPDTLPEIDEAACQDLVQLCERVLIERFSLLPPLGRVYVDERLQDYHVPFSQRSASKALHTIVRGSRVPMMEGDTVRFFSWWKEGTVNGTPTGRVDIDLSAVLYDHNWQYVEHISYTNLRSSKYKAVHSGDIVSAPQGACEFIDLHIPSIVDYGGRYIVATLHSFTNQPYCNLPECFVGWMMRGKPGSGEIFEPSTVSNKIDVTADTEIAVPVILDLVERKIIWTDLSLTRHPHYYNNVEGNQKGMVLIGKAMTDLRKPDLYDLFRLHAKARGELVDTADQADAIFSVEKGVTPFDIERIMAEYVV
- a CDS encoding stalk domain-containing protein; translated protein: MDKRNAALLSLLTLSLYSSGVVHADARPQAEARAISVYLDGQRIQSGVQPLNLNGTVLVPMRGLFEAQGAKLSWNNADKTVTAIKADTTLTYRMGAGTAELNGQTLSLAVPGQIAENTAMIPLRFVSEALGNKVDWVPGTQSVQISSGIIYETSILHGVNLRSLPDAKSDPVSPELLSAGTKVHVVSVVDALWLKVVTGNNRTGYISAKPKYTDYTSGSLTDKQAEALIAYGKTFLGTPYEFGASPDQTATFDCSSFVKRVFEDTLSIELPRVSFDQAKEGKEVGLDGLRPGDLLFFSARGLDIGHVAIYAGNNQILHTYSTKLNVHMEAFDGQWRTRFVTARRIL
- a CDS encoding peptidoglycan DD-metalloendopeptidase family protein is translated as MNKRPESFAAPTQNTAQTKAAASPETSTRGPQDVQPEHLAEALLSGNYSGIYKRFSPEFKQQISEAEVAEMGSAFIQGVTAFNPSTVMLLNGSEQRVWTSGAGDKGIFAVFDDSGTILGLNITGLSAYPDSDNALTKTAMALPFQGEWLVFWGGSNVLNNYHYEYASQRYAYDFVQAAGGFSYEGDPLDNESYYTFGQNITAPADGVVTGVVNDIPDNTPVGVTNEKEPAGNVVVIDHGGEYSFLAHLKQGSVTVKKGDSVKTGDVIGKAGNSGNSSEPHLHYQVSDGADLFSSRSLNIRWKDNLQPLKGQTVALKPHTQP
- a CDS encoding response regulator transcription factor, translated to MNQAAILLVDDEESIIGLIKTVLYKEGFTDIDSAGTGEAAILACQSKVYDLIVLDVMLPGRSGIEICPFLRQTTNAPVLFLSARVSDFDKLTGFAVGGDDYMTKPFNPLELVARIRSQLRRYLGRVGGPEPVQDNAPHKQPSPVNAGQGRQPFEHNLRYDFGRFQVDEAAGELRVEGEVVACPALVFQLLLFFCKHPNRLFTKSELYERVWGEGALSDDNTVMVHIHRIRERIELEPANPVFLVNVRGLGYKLVQHSGRDKEQA
- a CDS encoding DUF4097 family beta strand repeat-containing protein, translating into MHRTWRLMIVGCLLLVTACSKGEETSSTQKLELEAGKLTKLVIDNRNGEIEVNGTDTDTIEVTAVVTAKGISMDKLKLKLRAEGAAAYLDASFGSQMLAMGSGAVDLKITLPRELAVELDSHRDGKLKVADLSAPLEVDNVNGDLEVIDTKGPVTLTNRDGDITVRNIDADVNIHNINGHIAVTQVEGSVEAAVGDGSLELDHITGDAVISQTGNGEIQLGAIGGNVSRK
- a CDS encoding sensor histidine kinase, which translates into the protein MKIRRRLTLRFVLHSAIAGLVVLLIAAVTVYWVLMRLSEISLSDNFPSVGLQRLVESSKLGEEGIVFDRKLLELVKHNKGWLQSLDENGKVEKSYNKPSDVPVQYNPGELAAYWRLQKEFPYDVYLWIQEKHGRVYTLLYGVPKAVEPLLQALREEHSSYMDGRLILPEKIGSRIRALGGYVQLLDLEGRELAALNRPESIPDTYTVQELTLRLKYPERYDSRMDFAYDENTGKTWVVGVPNKTEGRSSKNPLISAELRIVLTGIAGMLGATLLIFALLSFLNALRFGAPMFHMLAWLDSLGRGTYDEPADRNGRPRSRLSSGKWRRRYSTFAEVMLSMDQLAVILRRDEERRRQTETLREEWITGITHDLKTPLSSIKGYAHLLAEDAYDWSPEEVRKFSAIMLEKSAHMDTLISDLAMTYRQRSGIHAPQMEEVEMDAWLGNALIQAAANPEYGEGRIIYQSPDKKITASIYRPWMERVVGNLTANALLHNSSDTQLTVILSERADGGLTIIFRDNGQGMEDQTAANLFERYYRGGDSASTTNGSGLGMAISKGLVEAMGGQITVSSAPGKGTEIRLCWDAPK
- a CDS encoding amino acid permease gives rise to the protein MAPQELKRDLENRHVQLIAIGGTIGTGLFLGSGKAIQLAGPSIIFAYLIVGIAVFFVMRALGELLLSKAGYQSFTDIAEDYLGPRAAFVTGWTYWFCWIMTAMADIIAVGVYVQYWFDIPQWVPAVICLIILLGLNLLTVKNFGELEFWFALIKVVTILALIAIGAILLVIGFKTDAGTVTLSNIWTHGGVFPNGISGFLLSFQMVVFAFVGVELVGVSAAETSNPEKSIPSAINKIPLRILFFYVGAIIALLSINAWTELNPAESPFVKTFSLVGIPIAAGIINFVVLTSAASACNSGMFSTSRILYNLSRNEQAPSHFAKLNKNHVPSNALLISTLVLSVGALLSKLIPETAFGIVTTISAICFIWVWGVILVCHLRYKKTKPELQAGSKFKAPLTPFINYVVLALFAAILIIMLFAEETRPALLLTPLWFILLFVLFTVNRRKREKTNIQGFEPMEG